Proteins encoded by one window of Musa acuminata AAA Group cultivar baxijiao chromosome BXJ2-9, Cavendish_Baxijiao_AAA, whole genome shotgun sequence:
- the LOC135623744 gene encoding uncharacterized protein LOC135623744, with product MVRAYTQEHVYHHRWDRVTTAAWRKFTDPDTPAVLSHIVDVHTLDRRLDPDSGRLQAVRSITVRSPPLPFLLRRILGQDAVVCHCVESTVVDARGRSMEIVVRNASLRGLLEVEERSTYRPHPDRPEGWTAFRQETSIRCKPFSALAAVAEKVEQRCAERFQQNSVKGREVVERICNYLEAETAAAISC from the coding sequence ATGGTTCGCGCATACACCCAGGAGCACGTGTACCACCACCGGTGGGACCGCGTGACGACGGCTGCGTGGCGCAAATTTACGGATCCCGATACCCCTGCCGTACTCTCCCACATCGTTGACGTCCACACGCTCGATCGCCGCCTCGACCCCGACTCCGGCCGCCTCCAGGCCGTTCGCTCCATCACCGTCCGATCGCCGCCGCTACCGTTCCTCCTCCGCCGGATCCTCGGCCAAGACGCCGTCGTATGCCACTGCGTGGAGTCCACGGTGGTCGATGCGCGCGGGCGGTCCATGGAGATCGTGGTCCGCAACGCAAGCCTTCGTGGCCTGCTCGAGGTGGAGGAGCGGTCCACCTACCGGCCCCACCCTGATCGGCCGGAGGGGTGGACCGCCTTCCGTCAGGAGACCAGCATCCGGTGCAAGCCCTTCTCGGCTCTCGCCGCCGTCGCCGAGAAGGTGGAGCAGCGCTGCGCCGAGAGGTTCCAGCAGAACAGCGTCAAGGGGAGGGAGGTCGTCGAGAGGATCTGCAACTATCTAGAGGCCGAGACCGCCGCCGCCATTTCTTGCTGA
- the LOC135623743 gene encoding probably inactive leucine-rich repeat receptor-like protein kinase At5g06940: MQCCCSAEAASLHHQPRCNNYKRELISSPAQRMTLSPHSTTSLGSRIQLCLRPKEWEEETMASSSAAHQTLLLTLFLSFVSALSSSSESDLLLTFKSSMEDTTLALSDWSPNSTNHCNWTGITCSKTTSLVTSVDLHGLNLTGDISPSICQLPQLSDLNLANNFFNEAISLRLSECTRLVTLNLSNNLLWGTFPDQIVLLSSLSTLDLSRNRIEGQIPVRLGSLERLQVLNLGSNLFSGIIRPPVFRNLSELVLLDLSQNPSLASELPREIGGLAKLRWLKMQRSGLYGAIPESFIGLHELEVLDLSQNNLTGQIPSGFGLGFLKLTALDFSQNMLSGSFPADVCYGKSLKQLSLLENSFTGPIPYSIEKCLSLERFQVQDNGFSGELPSGLWSLPELKLVRAENNQFSGEMPDLAGVLSHLEQVQIDNNSFTGRIPGGLGMIRTMYRFSASLNGFSGDLPADIFNSPVLSIINLSHNSLTGSIPELRNCRKLVSFSLADNSLTGNIPPSLGHLPVLTYIDISSNRLSGEIPPELQNLKLALFNVSFNQLSGSVPTSLVSDLPASFLQGNPDLCGPGLPNPCNGSLKRRNSKTIGLFWAAIVVSIAVGFTVLIVGLYVVCRMLRGKPRSGTWKSVFFYPLGITEEELLMALVEKNVIGEGAFGKVHVLQLPGGEFVAVKRLLNSSNLSFRIVKAEIKTMAKARHRNVTKLLGFCYSKSTILLIFEYLKKGSLGDALHKPGFSLEWSFRLKLAIGSAHGLLYLHKDYVSQILHRNMKSNNILIGDGFEPKITDFGLDRIIGETSYRSSVASELGSYCYMPPEYGCSKKPTEQMDIYSFGVVLLELVTGRPAEQPEVRESLDVVKFVRRKVNMTNGALQVLDPKISSSAQQEMLEVLELALRCTSILPEKRPAIVEVVRSLQSLEPIAHPPMFSSELPSAE; the protein is encoded by the exons ATGCAGTGCTGTTGCAGTGCAGAGGCAGCATCACTGCATCATCAGCCTCGCTGCAACAACTACAAAAGGGAGTTGATCTCATCTCCAGCTCAAAGAATGACTCTAAGTCCCCACTCCACTACAAGCCTTGGCAGCAGAATACAACTCTGTCTCAGACCCAAAGAGTGGGAAGAAGAAACCATGGCTTCCTCCTCCGCAGCTCACCAAACTCTCCTCCTGActctctttctctcctttgtCAGTGCCCTCAGCTCTTCCTCTGAATCAGACCTCCTCCTCACCTTCAAGTCCTCCATGGAGGACACTACCTTGGCTCTATCCGACTGGTCCCCGAACTCCACGAACCACTGCAACTGGACTGGCATCACTTGCTCCAAGACCACTTCTCTGGTCACCTCTGTGGATCTTCACGGCCTCAacctcaccggtgacatctctcctTCCATCTGCCAACTCCCTCAGCTCTCCGACCTCAACCTTGCCAACAACTTCTTCAACGAGGCCATCTCTCTCCGGCTCTCCGAGTGCACCAGACTGGTCACTCTCAATCTCAGCAACAATCTGCTTTGGGGAACATTTCCTGACCAAATAGTTCTGCTCTCCAGTCTATCTACGCTCGATCTCAGTAGGAACCGCATTGAAGGCCAAATACCCGTCCGCTTGGGTTCCTTGGAGCGGCTCCAAGTTCTCAACTTGGGAAGTAACTTGTTCTCAGGTATCATCCGTCCCCCTGTTTTCAGAAACTTGAGCGAGCTAGTCCTTCTTGACTTGTCGCAGAATCCATCTTTGGCATCTGAACTGCCTCGAGAAATTGGGGGGCTGGCTAAATTGAGATGGCTTAAGATGCAAAGATCTGGTCTTTATGGTGCGATTCCTGAATCCTTCATTGGTTTGCATGAGCTGGAGGTTTTAGACCTTTCCCAGAATAATTTGACAGGACAAATCCCTTCGGGGTTCGGGTTGGGTTTTCTGAAGTTGACTGCTCTGGATTTCTCACAGAATATGCTTTCTGGATCATTTCCAGCTGATGTTTGCTACGGGAAATCTCTCAAACAACTCAGTCTTCTTGAGAACTCCTTCACTGGTCCAATACCTTACAGCATTGAGAAATGCCTGAGCCTCGAGAGGTTTCAAGTGCAGGACAATGGCTTTTCTGGAGAACTTCCATCTGGTTTGTGGTCACTGCCAGAGTTGAAGCTTGTCCGAGCTGAAAACAACCAGTTCTCAGGTGAGATGCCCGATTTGGCTGGAGTTCTTTCTCATCTGGAGCAAGTTCAGATTGATAACAATAGCTTCACGGGGAGAATTCCTGGAGGTCTTGGAATGATTCGCACGATGTACAGGTTTTCAGCTTCGCTTAATGGTTTCTCCGGTGATCTCCCTGCTGATATTTTCAATTCACCGGTCTTGAGTATCATAAATTTGTCCCACAACTCGCTCACAGGGTCAATTCCAGAGCTCAGGAACTGCAGAAAGTTGGTCTCGTTTTCCTTAGCAGACAATAGTTTGACCGGAAACATCCCACCTTCTCTTGGACACCTACCAGTGTTGACATACATTGACATTTCCAGCAATAGACTCAGCGGTGAGATCCCACCAGAGCTCCAAAACCTGAAACTTGCACTGTTCAATGTTTCCTTCAACCAGCTATCAGGaagtgttccaacttctctggttTCTGATCTTCCAGCTTCATTCTTACAGGGAAATCCCGATTTGTGTGGCCCTGGGTTGCCAAACCCATGCAATGGGTCACTAAAAAGACGAAACTCTAAGACCATTGGATTGTTCTGGGCGGCAATTGTGGTATCCATTGCTGTTGGTTTCACAGTCTTAATTGTGGGGCTTTATGTGGTGTGCAGGATGTTACGAGGAAAGCCCAGATCTGGAACATGGAAATCGGTATTCTTTTACCCTCTCGGGATTACAGAAGAGGAGCTGCTTATGGCTTTAGTTGAGAAAAATGTGATCGGTGAAGGTGCTTTTGGCAAAGTTCACGTCCTTCAGCTACCTGGGGGAGAATTTGTTGCCGTTAAGAGGCTACTAAACTCCAGTAACTTGTCTTTCAGAATAGTGAAGGCTGAAATTAAGACAATGGCCAAAGCCAGGCATAGGAATGTCACCAAGTTGTTGGGCTTTTGTTACTCCAAAAGCACAATTCTTCTTATTTTTGAGTACCTGAAAAAGGGTAGCTTAGGAGATGCCCTTCATAAACCAGGCTTTTCGCTAGAGTGGAGTTTTCGCCTCAAACTGGCTATTGGATCCGCACATGGCTTACTGTACCTTCACAAAGATTATGTCTCACAGATACTTCACCGGAACATGAAATCTAATAATATCCTTATTGGTGATGGTTTTGAGCCAAAGATAACTGACTTTGGCCTTGATCGTATAATCGGGGAGACCTCATACAGGTCATCAGTAGCTTCTGAGTTGGGTAGCTATTGCTATATGCCTCCag AGTATGGCTGCAGTAAGAAACCAACAGAACAAATGGACATATACAGCTTCGGCGTGGTGTTACTGGAACTTGTTACCGGAAGGCCAGCTGAGCAGCCGGAAGTTAGGGAGTCCCTCGATGTCGTCAAGTTTGTAAGAAGGAAGGTGAACATGACAAATGGAGCTCTCCAAGTATTAGATCCCAAGATCTCCAGTTCAGCACAGCAAGAGATGTTGGAGGTACTCGAACTTGCTCTTCGATGCACTTCTATATTGCCTGAGAAGCGACCAGCAATCGTCGAGGTTGTCCGATCCTTGCAGTCGCTTGAGCCAATCGCCCACCCTCCAATGTTTTCCAGTGAGTTGCCTTCTGCCGAATAA
- the LOC135623745 gene encoding arabinogalactan protein 23-like: MEMRKIACAVLVAAATATTALAAEGPAPGPASAASFAAAPAVGAAIGASVLSFFAFYLQ; the protein is encoded by the coding sequence ATGGAGATGAGAAAGATCGCCTGCGCCGTCCTCGTCGCTGCCGCCACGGCCACCACCGCCCTGGCGGCTGAGGGCCCCGCCCCTGGCCCCGCCAGTGCTGCTTCCTTCGCAGCCGCCCCCGCCGTGGGGGCCGCCATCGGAGCCTCCGTCCTGTCTTTCTTCGCCTTCTACCTGCAGTAG